A window of Gallaecimonas xiamenensis 3-C-1 genomic DNA:
CTTTCAGCTGGTGTTTGCCGGGGCTCAGGGTCAGCTTGTCGGTCTTGTTCCAGAGGTAGTTTTTCACTTCCTGGTTGTCCAGCTGATGGACATAGACCGCATCGGCCAGGGTCAGTTCGGCGGCCTGGGCGGACAGGCCAAGGGTGCACAGGGCTACAAAAGACATCAAACGCATTATTGCCTCCAGGCAGCCTCCAGGGCTTCCAGTCGTTCTTCCAGTTCGGTGATCGCCTGGCGGCAGCGCCCCAGACGTTGGTACTGGCGTAGTATTTCAGCCTGATGTTGCATAGTCATGAATCTGTCATTTTTTAGCTGACGGATCTTCTGGTCAAGACGCCGCTCGTATTCCTTGTATTCCTTGAGCTTGTCGTACAAGGGCCGGTAGCGGCCCACCACCGCCCTGAGCTGCGGGGCTATGGCGGGGCCGGTGGCGTCGGTCAGTTCATGCTGGCGTATGGCCCTGTTAAGGGCGGTGAACTGGTTTTCGAAGGCGTCGAGGCGGGCGCCGACAGCGCGAATGGACAGCTGCTGGGCCTGCTCGGCCAGGCTTTGCAGGCCTTGCTGCATTTCCAGCACATAAGGCACAAAGGCGCGGCCGGTTTGGCGAAAAAGTCCCGGTGGGAACACCGCCTTGTTGGGTTGGCGGGCCAGGCGGCCTTCTTTGGCCCGCATGCCATCGACCTGGCGGGCCCTGTCCAGCAACAGGCCTGCCGCCTCTTGCAGGCGGGTGATGGCATCAACTGGGGTCACCAGGCCTCCCAAGCCAGTTTGGCCGCCATGATCAGCACTACCGTGATGAACACGGGACGGATGAATTTGCCGCCAAAACGGATGGCGGAGTGGGCACCCAGGAAGGCCCCGACCATCAAGGCGGCGCCCATGGCCAGCCCCAGGCCCCAATGAATATGTCCCAGTATGGCGAAGGTAACCAGGGAGGTGGCATTGGAGATGAAGTTCATGGTCCTGGCCACACCGCTGGCGTGCAGTATGTCGAGCTTGTAGAGCGCCAGGGTGGAGACGGTCCAAAAAGCGCCGGTGCCGGGGCCAAAGACGCCGTCATAGGTGC
This region includes:
- the priC gene encoding primosomal replication protein PriC — protein: MTPVDAITRLQEAAGLLLDRARQVDGMRAKEGRLARQPNKAVFPPGLFRQTGRAFVPYVLEMQQGLQSLAEQAQQLSIRAVGARLDAFENQFTALNRAIRQHELTDATGPAIAPQLRAVVGRYRPLYDKLKEYKEYERRLDQKIRQLKNDRFMTMQHQAEILRQYQRLGRCRQAITELEERLEALEAAWRQ